The Panthera leo isolate Ple1 chromosome D4, P.leo_Ple1_pat1.1, whole genome shotgun sequence nucleotide sequence AAATTACTTAGTCTCATCTGTTTGGAAAAGGCTTCCACAGGCATGCAAACTGCTGATGTGCACCTTGTGTCTGTAATCACTTCCTTGGCAACCGGTGGATAAATGGCAGTTCGTCCTTGTCTGGGCAGCAGAGAGAGTGAATGGTCAGTAGCCAAAGCATGTGGTTCTCTTGAGAGAAAAGGCTGGTGTGGAAAAGGGCTTGAGCCTTAATAAAAAGGCAGCTTTTAGAAGCAGTGACATCTGGCAAAGTTGCTGAAAGCCTGGAGCTGTGACTCAAAAGTGTAAGGACCAAGGGTGAATTGGCAAGAAGTGTTTCTCCTCTATTTTGAGGTGAAAATCAGAGTTTCTTGGGCATTGGTTAATACAAGTCTAAAGATATGTGATAAAGAAGCATACTTGAGCCTCgggtttcctttcctttagttCTGGCTTTGATTTTATCACGGCAACTCTACTCATCAGTGTTTATGTTTGGTTATTTTCACAATTTAGTAATCTCAAATCTTTTATGGATGTAGACAAAGCAAAAAAGTATACCTAAATTTAATAGTTATAAAAATGGAGTTCAACCGTAGGGCAAAACACACAATTTAATCAATGAACATTTTTTCAGTCCTTACCATACATGAGACACAATGGGAGATATCAACTGTCGGGTTGGAAGAGTGTGACTATCTACcgctctttccctttttctttctctttctttctttctttctttctctctccctctctctctttctttctccttccttccttccattttgtggtaaaatatatttaccataaaattaaccatttttaagaatGCAGTTCAGTGAGagattaagtacattcacatatTGTGCAACCATCGCCAAGAACTTTTCAGTCATCACAAATTGAAACTCTgaacccattaaacaataactcccatccttccctcccattTCCCCACACTTAAGCTCTGGCAACCACTCTTCTACTTTtgtctctatgagtttgactattctaggtacctaaTATAACTGGAGTCATTgatatttgcccttttgtgtctggcttatttcacgtagcatgatgtcctcaaggttcatccacaagGTAGGATGTaccagaatttcattcctttttgaggctgaatagtattttattatatgtatatatacaacattttgtttatccatttatccattggtGAATATtggttttcttcccctcttttggctattgtaaataatgctgctgtgaacattggtgtacaaatatctgagtctctgctttcagttcttatGGGTTTATACCTGGAAGTGGAATTGATGAATCATATAATAGTTCTAtagttaattttttgagaagtcaccatactgtcttccacagtggctgcaccattttacatgccCATCAGCAATGCATAAGGGTTCCAATCTCTACACATCctcaacaatatttgttattttcctcttctttaagaaaaaaaataatatccatcCTAATGGACATAAAGTggttcccctctttctttcttagctGCCTTGTGGGAAACTTAGCTCCTCTGATCAcaattttcctccttccctctatcTCTTCCATTCTTCAtcagttatttattgagcatctacctgtgccaagctctgtgccaAACACTGGGTATGTTGTGGTCAATACGAAAGGTGAGGTGCCCACCCTCAAAGAGGAAACATAGCCTCTTCAGTGTTGCTTTAGCAAATGAATGCCATTCTGTGATAGGGAAGTAAATATTGACTTGTCAAAGGATCTCTGTGAGTCCTCAACAGTGAAGGTGGGAGGGATAAACTCCCAACCTCTACTCCTAGGAGACAGAAGTATTAATGGTCACTGAGCAAAGAAGCCACTATAGCAACTCTTTGACTGCAAAGCAGAAGGGGAGTTGGAAGCTGAGCTATATTAAAAGCTCAAAAGAagcagtgggtgaggggcagggagcctGAGATGCTGAGCAGCTTAGCAAACCATAGAAGTGTCTGGAGGGTCAACAGTAGCTTGAGAAGGAACTGAGCTGTTTGGCTCAGAGCAAAGGAAATTGAAGGAGGCTCTAACCTGTCAAGGTCTCAAAGAGCTCAAAATAGAAAGCCTGCACTTCAGTGAGGGCAGAACCCAAGTCTAAGATGGTTCTTCCATAtgccttttcattcattcactcatttcattcattcattcattcattcaacaaaggtTTACTTTATACTTTTCATGTGCCAGGCTGTGCCACGGTACTgaatttactgaaataatttcattCTTGCCCCTGTGAGTCTCATAGCCTAGTCAAAGAGCCAAGCAGATTAGCAAGAAACCAAACACACATaacattgcaaatggtaagaatgctgaaggggaaaaacaagGTATGATAAGATGATCTCGGGAGGGAGGTGTTCAGGAAATGAGTCACTGTGAAAGGCTTCCCTGCACAAGTGATATTCAAGCTGAGGCCTAAGGGACAAGATGATGTTGGTCATCATCAGAGCAGTCCACACAACGGCCAGTGTGTGTAAGGGCTCCATGGTGGGAAATAACCTGATGTGCTCAAGGAATGGAAAGGAGGCCATCAGGCCAAAGCCTTCACTTTCCTCACTTTTATTCTAGGTGCAGTTGGAATCAGTTGAAGGATTTTTAAGCAGGGAAGTAAACAGATCTGTCTCAAAACGGTTACTCCGACTACTTTGGTAGAAAGTGAATTAGAGGACGCAAAGGCAGATGCTAGGGAACCAATCAAGGGCTATCCCAGTGGTCCAAGTGAGAAAGTTTGTGGTTGAGACCAAAGTTTGGGGAGTAGATGGACTTAAGATATATTTTGGAGTTCAAATCTTCAAGATTGAATGATGCATTGTTGAGGGAGAAATGTGGGAGAAGGAGGGATATAGACCAACCCCTAGGGTTGTGTGCATAAGGGGACCATTAATGGaaatggaagggaggaagaagagcaaCTCTGGCAGTGGGGGAATGGGGAGGGCGGGGAACCAAAATCAAGGATGAGGTTTGGATAGGTTTGCCTATGAGTCATCCAAGTGGAAATGTCAAGTAAGTAGTTGTATCTGGAATACAGAGATTTGGGCTGGAGAAATACATTTGGGAGCCAGGGAAAGATGAAATTACCTAAAGAGGacagcaagaaaaaaacagagagccCAGGACTGAGCCTTGGGAAGCGCAAGCCCCTCCAACGTTTACAAGTGagatggaagaggaggaagaagaggcgGTGAGATGGGGATGCCCGGAGAGGGCAGCGTCGTGGAAACTAAAAGAGGGGAGTGCTTCGAAAAGGGGAGGAGTCGACCCTATTAAATGTTCCTAAGATGTCAAGTAAGATAGAGACAAAAAGGGGTCTTTGGGGAAGAACATGGAGACAGATCATCAGTGACCCTGAAGACTACAGTCTGCGGGGAGGGGTGGAGTCAGGTGCTGGTAGGGTGTCATCCTAACTGTTGGGGTCACTCAGCTTTGTCGTGATCTCTGGGAGACCATGAAACCTTTGGGCATCGAGAATTGGTGGGGTGAGGAGGATCTGTGTGGCTGATTGAGAGGACGTGATGCCTCAGAAAATCAGGTAGGCGGAGCGTTCTATGTCTCCTTCCTCTGATCGGTGTGCGTGAAGATGAAGCTTCCCAAGCCTTACAAGACAGTGCAGGGGTCAAGAGTCCTTTGAAAGGTCCTTCTCCAGATTCTGCTAACCGAcctgtttccctctccccctgcctgtgCCCCTATAGGACACTTCACGGCCATGGTGTGGAAGAATACGAAGAAGATGGGAGTGGGGAAGGCATCTGCAAGCGACGGGTCTTCCTTCGTGGTGGCCCGATACTTCCCGGCAGGGAATGTCGTCAACCAGGGCTTCTTTGAAGAAAATGTCCTGCCTCCAAAGAAGTAATTCATTAAACGTAATGGGAAGGTGGCAGACTGAGCGTGGATACGAAGTTCCTAGAACAACAAAAACTCAGCGGTGTGTCTGTCCCTGTGGGTGTACgtgcttggtgtgtgtgtgatgcatgTGTGAGTGTCTCTTGCACCACACACTTGGATATACGGTTATGCATGAACTTATTCTTATCAAAGGAAGGAGCAAATGAAGCCTTTATCCTAATGGTTACCTAGACCACAATAATTTggacttcaggggaaaaaaaatcaactttaaaacgtttggttggcttttttttcaagcaaacttttttttgtatatttcttataATATCCATCCCTGGTCTTTTTCTATTCCAAATGTTTGCGATGCTTAGAAGTGAAGTTCATTTTGTGTGATCTTCTTGCATTGTAATCTACTTTTGGTAGATACTTAGGAATATTAAACTCGCGTGTAAATGTAACATAAAACAGCTttaaacacataaacataaaGCAGCTTCCATTGGAAACATGGGGCAGGCAGCAACTCCATTTCACAGCATCGTTGGGATTTCTCGGTTGTAAGACATGATGTCATCTGCGTGCCTCCTGGAATTCTCTGATGGGAATGCCAAAGAACAAATGGAGAGAAAAGTTTTACTTCCTTGCATTTTCTACCTTTAAATAGCAGACTAGCGCCACTACCACTACCCTTGCCCCCTCCcaccttttttcttaaaatcctcTGGCATTGAAGAGCTCAGTATGTGCCTTCTGGTTTCTAAGGCCTTGGGTCAGGCCCgaagctgccccctcccccaccccggccaggTGGCCCAGGGCCTGTTCTGGGAGAAAGCCCCTCACAAGGCCTGGGCTCGCGGCCAAGCATCCAACAGATGAAGTCAGTGCGCGTGGGGGTGAGTGTGAGCTCACCAGGGCCCCCAGAGGAAgccctccagcctctgccctcccctcacaCACAGGGCGGGAGCCGGGCCTGTTCCTGGCGGCTGTGGCTGCAGCTGTGCTGGCGGCCCCTCCAGGAATGTGTGACAGGCCCAAGCGTTCCAGGGAGATATCCCGGGTGGGGGGTTAGAATGGCCAACTGGCTTCTGTGTTTTGCCTCAAACTACACAAAGTTCCCCTGAATAACAATTTCACATGGTCCATGTGGGAAGAACCAACCCAGATGCCAGGCTGAGTGGCGTGAAACTGGCATCTCCGAGTCCTAAGATAGCAAGGGTGGGAGTTGGAAGGCTGCCGGCTTAAAGACAGATGTCTGAGCAGGCCAGTCAGGAAACGTGCTTCCTGAAGGTCTGTGTTACACTGTGAACACAGCCTCATGCTGTGCCCTTCGTTTCACCCAGGGATGTTGACTAAGAcaacaataaaatctttttctttggtGTAATATCTTCCATGTCATTCGTGCCCGATTCTTAACTGGTGACTAAGGTAATCATAACCGTCGGTTCCTGTCTCAGGTAACTCAAGCTTCTGAATACCTCCAACCTCTCCCCTGTACTTCGTGCCTCTTGGGCAGCCATGTTTTGATCCATGTGACCCACCCTCACACAGCTGATTGGGCTGAAGTGGACACGTGATCCAAGGGCAGCCAATCCCTGGGCTGACCATGGACCAGGAATTTAGCTAAGACCTGAGGAGGGAATTTGCCGGTTGCACCGAAAAAATTCAGATGCCATGGGTTTGAATGAGGGCCATGGCAAGCCAAAACTATACGCAAGCCAAGTTGCCAGTTGAAAATACATAGACGTGAGAAAGCCAGTTGTTAGAGGTACAAAAGAGGTGGAGTGAGCTTTCTAGCTCCAGGCCAGATctgtgtatctttattttttttttaagtctttttttttttttttttttttttttttttttttaatgttcatttagctctgagagagagggagagagagaaagagcatgaacggaggaggggcagaaggagatggagatacagaatccaaagcaggttccaggctctgagctgtcagcacagagcctgacacgagcctaccaaccgtgagatcatgacctgagccgaagtcagacgcttaaccaactgagccacccaggggccccaaatctGTGTATCTTTAAAACATACCCCTCATCTTCAGGGCTTCCCAACAAAATGATAATGTCAACTGCTGTTCTCCAGAAGGTTAGAATAgtagggtcccctccctgagGGAGTCTTATTCAACCAAATAATGAGCTGGTCAGAAAGCTGAGGATGGGGGGAATAAAAAGACTGGGCTGAGGCCACACCTGGGCAACCACCTTGAGCAACAGGGACTGAATGACCAGTCAGTGAACTTCCTGGCAGCTCCCACCCAATTGCTTCCACCCAATGCACACACATAACAGGGTGGTGGATGCTGGCATGCAGCCAGGCTCTTGAGGTTGGAGTCTGTTTCGTCAGTtggctggagaaagaaaaaagctgacCAGAAGAGCACTCTAGGCTGAAGAAAAGCCAGGCAACAAAGCTGGCTGAGCGGGTGGGCATTGATTTCACTTCTTTAATGGATCTCTTAAAGACAGCAACTCCCACAATCAGTAAGAGCCAAAGACAAGCCAGATCGCCAGTTCTCCTTTGTCgccagagagcagaggaaggaattAGGAAccctggctccaggctctagccCTGTGCTCTCAGAGTTGtgctcccttccccactcggGGCTGCAGTCTGTCCGGCTGTACCAGGTCTGGCACAAAGAGTTAAGTCTACTGGATCTTCTCAGGTCCCGTGACACCCCCTGTGCCCAACTTTCGTAACTGGAGAGACTTCCTGCCCTGGTGTTCTGGTGCCTGAAACAAACGTAAAGGGGCCCGGCCACCTCCTCCACCAAAATGCCCCTAAGGCTGAAAGATGTGGGGGCAAAGGGGTGGATGCAACCACAGGCCTGACCCCACCCATCCTCTACTGGTTGAAACGCCCGTGGAGGTGAGGTCTGCCGGCCTCTCACAAGGGCAAGCCTAGATGCCAATGGATGAAAAAGCGGCCGGCATCAACACCAAGAGGTCTCACCTGCACCTAGGTGGCAGCCACCTCTCGCGAGATCAGGGCTGGTGAAGCATTTAGAGCTCAGTTAGCCTCACATGGAGAAAACGGACAGAGAGGGGTCCACCTAAACCTCGCGGCTAGTCTGTGGTGGAGGGGCTGAAGTCAGCCTTCTTTTCATGGGAAAAAACATTAGTTCTTAGCCTTGTGCAGGGATAGGTCAAGAGACTGAGTGCCTCTATTCCATTCAGGTATCAAGGTGAACAAGTTCAGCATTCAAACGTAAgtacttttaaatacttttcaagCTGCCAAATCCCCAACGAAAAAGCCAGGTCTAAACTGGAAGGATGTGGTGCAGAGACGATGAATAAGTGGACCAAGCCGGGCAGGGGAAGAGCCTGCAGGCTCACGCTCCCCACGCTCCAGGCAACACTGGTTTCCTAGTGGGGGCGCTAAGGACGACGTAAGGGTCAGGAGTGGGGCTCCGGGCCCAGGTCCTCTCTGTGACATCTGGCCTTCCCGGCAAATGACTGTGAGTTGAGCCCCTCGCTGGGGGCCCCCAAAGGCTGGTGCGGGTGGGGCCCCCGGGCTCTTCCACTCTCCGCAGGAGCCGGGCACTCGGGGAACCCCACGCCCGCCCGGGTTGCCGAGGGGTGACGCCCCGAGTCTGAGACGGCTTCTCCCCGGGGCCGCCACCTGTAAAGCGGGCACCGGAGGCAGGGTGGCGAACGTGGGAGGGCCTGCCACCGGCGGCCGGGGGCGCGGAACCCCGTGGCaagagggggcggggcggggcgccgcGCCGCTTTCCCAGCTGGAGCCGCTGCGGTTGCGAGCGAGGAGGGGCGTGGCAGTCGGGGCCTCCGTGGCCGGAGATGGCCCTCCAGCTCCACCGCGTGGCCGGACGGGGCtcggggagcccccccccccctcccgcctccgAGGGGACGCGGGATTCCAGACCCCCCACCACCATCACAAGCCAACCAGACGGAGAGAGGCATTTAGGAAGGGAGCAGCCAAGGACACCAGCCCTGAGCGAACTAATAGATTAATAAAGTAAcggcagctaacatttattggacGTTTGCTACCCGCCAGACGTTGTGCTTAACACTGTCTAGTCATTTTCTGATTTAAACTCTTAAGGATCTTTGAAGCAGGTACTATTattcccatctcacagatgaggaaaccgaagtTTAGAAGAGTCTGAGCCACTGGTCCAAGTCCACACTTGATGGAGAGAGCTGACCCACCGCAGCTCCCAAAGCTGCATGACTATAGACTTGGAAATGTGGAGAGAAGGTCCCAGTTTGCTGTGGAACTGAAATAATCAGAGCTTCAGAGGCCCTCCCGTCCGCCAGTATGTGGCTAACTCCTGTATCCCTGCTCCAACTAGTAGCCTCTGtctctccattttaaagaaaaacggTGTCCTTGGCTACAAAGGTCAGAAGGCAAAGGACAGAGCCTGAAATTCTCTGATGGCCAGGAGCCTTGGCAGAGAAAGGGACCTCGAGACCTGAGAACCAGAGACTGGGGAGAGCTAGGGAGTTAGGAGCTTCCTGGAAAGGTAAAGAACACTGAGTTAGAGAAGGCTTGAGTTCCAGGCCCTAGTCTACTTCCAACCTGCTGTGGGATCTTGAGcaagtcccttcccttctctgggtctgtttccctCCTATCCATGGGGAGATTCTTCTAAATCCAAaaatctcctttcttccctcagcttcccctcttctcttcccataCCACCCTCCACCCAAACTGGCTCTAACATTCCGGATATAACCTTGAACTAAGTTTGGAAAAGTCCCAGATTAGAGCTGCAACCCATTCTCCTGAGCTCTGGACCCAGGGCATTAAGTCCTGGCAGGGGATCTAGCCGTGGCACGATGGAGCCATCAAAGGGGAGAAAGGTCCTGTGCCTCTGAGAGGGGCCTCAGGGGGCTGGCATTGTGATGCCCTCATCCACTCTATGACATcaccctctctcccagcccccctCCTCTCCGATCAACTGCTCTGCAAACAACCATCAATCTGAATCCCAAAGGCGTGAGAAAGTCTGTTCTCCAGTACCTGCCGCTGATCTTCTGCCTCAGCCAGCAAGAAGCACCATGAAATTGGAATTCACGGAGAAAAACTACAACAGCTTCGTGCTGCAGAACCTGAACAAACAGAGGAAACGCAAAGAGTACTGGGACATGGCCCTGACTGTGGACCACCATGTCTTCTTTGCACATCGCAACGTGCTGGCTGCTGTCTCTCCACTGGTGAAGAGCCTCATCTCCAGCAATGACATGAAGACCACCGATGAGCTCTTTATCACCATTGACCCCAACTACCTGAGTCCGGCCACAGTGGACCAGCTCCTGGACTACTTCTACAGCGGCAAGGTGGTGATCTCGGAGCAGAACGTGGAGGAGCTCCTGCGTGGGGCCCAGTATTTCAACACACCACGCCTTCGAATCCACTGTAATGACTTCCTGATTAAGTCCATCCGCCGAGCAAACTGCTTGCGCTACCTCTTCTTGGCTGAGTTGTTTGAGCTCAAAGAGGTATCAGACTTGGCCTACTCTGGCATTCGTGACAACTTCCACTACTGGGCGAGTCCCGAGGGCTCTATGCACTTCATGCGCTGTCCACCTGTCATCTTTGGCCGCCTGCTCCGAGATGAAAACTTGCATGTGCTCAATGAGGACCAGGCTCTCAGCGCACTCATCAATTGGGTGCACTTCCGGAAGGATGAGCGGGAGAAGTATTTCAAGAAGTTCTTCAATTACATCAACCTTAATGCCGTCTCCAACAAGACACTGATGTTTGCCAGCAACAAGTTGATGGGCATGGAGAACAGCTCGGCCCATGTGACCCTGATTGAGAGTGTCCTTATGGACCGAAAACAGGAGAGGCCATGCAGCCTGTTGAGCTACCAGCGGAAAGGCGCCCTGCTTGATTCGGTGGTCATCCTAGGGGGCCAGAAGGCCCATGGCAAGTTCAACAATGGCGTGTTTGCCTATATCATCCAGGAGAACCTGTGGTTGAAGCTGTCAGAGATGCCCTATCGGGCAGCAGCACTTAGCGCCACCTCGGCTGGTCGCTACATCTACATCTCTGGTGGCACCACTGAGCAGATTTCAGGGCTGAAGACAGCTTGGCGGTATGACATGGATGACAACTCCTGGACCAAGTTGCCAGACCTGCCAATTGGGCTTGTCTTCCACACCATGGTGACCTGCGGGGGGACAGTGTACTCAGTGGGTGGGAGCATTGCTCCAAGGCGGTATGTCTCCAACATCTATCGCTATGATGAGCGCAAGGAGGCCTGGTGCCTGGCAGGGAAGATGAGCATCCCTATGGATGGCACAGCCGTGATCACCAAGGGTGACCGGAACCTGTACATTGTCACTGGGCGGTGCTTGGTGAAGGGCTACATTTCTCGGGTTGGAGTGGTGGACTGCTTTGATACCACCACTGGGGATGTGGTCCAGTGTATCACCTTCCCCATTGAGTTCAACCACCGGCCCTTGCTCTCTTTCCACCAGGACAACATCCTCTGTGTACACAGCCACCGGCAGAGTGTGGAAATCAACCTGCAGAAGATAAAGGCCAGCAAGACAACCACCTCGGTGCCTCTCTTGCCCAACAACTGCCCCTTGGATGTGTCCCATGCTATATGCTCCATTGGAGACAGCAAAGTGTTTGTCTGTGGGGGTGTCACCACAGCCAGTGATGTCCAGACAAAGGACTACACCATCAACCCAAACGCCTACTTGTTGGACCAAAAGATGGGCGAGTGGAAGACCCTGGCCCCCCCACCGGAAGCACTGGACTGTCCTGCCTGCTGTCTAGCCAAGCTACCTTGCAAGATTCTTCAAAGGatttaaacaactttttaagtGGGAGAATAAGTAAATGCATTATTATTCACAAtttaatgagagaaagagaggaaggtggCCTGTTGGTTCCTTCTTAGTGTGCCAGTCTATGTTTGGCCCTGAAAGAGGAGATCCTGGGTTAGGGCTGCTCTGTCCCTGGAGGGATCCAAGCTGAGGCTGGAATGGAGTCCCTGGCGGGTGGGACTGAAGCAACTCCTGGGCACTGGCCAAGGTGGTGTCCGGAAAGCCCCCATTCTATCCTCTGTAGTCATCTCTGCTGGCATCTACTCGACTGAGAGATAAAGCATTTGCTTAGAGCCTCAGGCTCCTCCAACACTCACTCCCCTTGAGTCTGcccaggaaggcaggggagggcagatcCCAGGTTTGGGACAGGAGACTCACGGTCTGGGAGTGAGGTAGGGGAGGCTGAAGAAAGTGGTGTGGGAAAGGCTCAGGGatggaggcagagggaacagaggaggCATGGTTACTTGGCTGTTGTATTTGACTATGCAGCCATCGTGTGTTTGTGTCTCATTTGTGGGGAAGTTGGGGGGTTACTTACAGTTGTTTTCAGTAAGCAAAGTTCGTGGAAAACTTTCTCCAGGAATACAGGGTTTGAGGGACTGCGAGCAAAAGAGAGATCactaaagggagaaaaaacaaatctatatAGTTGTCCCCCCTTCTCTGTGGCTTTGCTTCCCATGGTCAACTGTGATCCAGGAACAGATGATCCTCCTCCTGATGTATCATCAGAAGACAGTAAGAGCCTAACATTATGTCACAACGCGGtcactcacctcacttcatctgCTCACGCAGGAATTTTATCATCtcccatcatcacaagaagggggAGTACagcacaataagatattttgagacggaaagagagaccacattcacacaaCTTTCATTACAGCATATTGTTAAGATTGTTCCATCattatttgttgttgttcatctcttactgtgcttaatttatacattaaactCTATCAGAGAAATGCttctataggaaaaaacataataCAGTGGGTTCAGTACcatctgcagtttcaggcatcgATTAGGGGTCTTGGAACAGATCCCCTGTAGATAAAGGGGGGACTAATGTGTCTCTGCTGGAGAAACTTGGGGATGAGAGGGGCTAAGAGAGACAGGATGGTATAGTAGTTAGGAGTACAGACATGGGGACCAGTTGGCCTGATTTAAATGCCAATTCCACCACCTCCCTCATAGGGTGAagcttaaatgagttaatacatgtaaatgcCTAGGACAGTCCTGGCATATATAAAAGTGCCAaaagagtacatttttttttttttatttatttgtgggacagagagagacagagcatgaacgggggagggacagagagagagggagacacagaatcggaaacaggctccaggctctgagccatcagcccagagcctgacgcggggctcgaactcacggaccgtgagatggtgacctggctgaagtcggacgcttaaccgactgcgccacccaggcgccccaagagtacattttttttaaaggaaaataagagtgTGGCAAGGGTCCAGGTTCTTGAGCCTTTATATGAGTAAAGTCCCGTAAAATGCTCTCTGAGACCCCT carries:
- the GLIPR2 gene encoding Golgi-associated plant pathogenesis-related protein 1 isoform X2; the protein is MGKSASKQFNNEVLKAHNEYRQQHGVPPLKLCKKLNREAQQTLHGHGVEEYEEDGSGEGICKRRVFLRGGPILPGRECRQPGLL
- the CCIN gene encoding calicin, which produces MKLEFTEKNYNSFVLQNLNKQRKRKEYWDMALTVDHHVFFAHRNVLAAVSPLVKSLISSNDMKTTDELFITIDPNYLSPATVDQLLDYFYSGKVVISEQNVEELLRGAQYFNTPRLRIHCNDFLIKSIRRANCLRYLFLAELFELKEVSDLAYSGIRDNFHYWASPEGSMHFMRCPPVIFGRLLRDENLHVLNEDQALSALINWVHFRKDEREKYFKKFFNYINLNAVSNKTLMFASNKLMGMENSSAHVTLIESVLMDRKQERPCSLLSYQRKGALLDSVVILGGQKAHGKFNNGVFAYIIQENLWLKLSEMPYRAAALSATSAGRYIYISGGTTEQISGLKTAWRYDMDDNSWTKLPDLPIGLVFHTMVTCGGTVYSVGGSIAPRRYVSNIYRYDERKEAWCLAGKMSIPMDGTAVITKGDRNLYIVTGRCLVKGYISRVGVVDCFDTTTGDVVQCITFPIEFNHRPLLSFHQDNILCVHSHRQSVEINLQKIKASKTTTSVPLLPNNCPLDVSHAICSIGDSKVFVCGGVTTASDVQTKDYTINPNAYLLDQKMGEWKTLAPPPEALDCPACCLAKLPCKILQRI